One region of Pseudomonas glycinae genomic DNA includes:
- a CDS encoding extracellular solute-binding protein, with amino-acid sequence MKRPLLLLLISLALSSPVSATITESHGYAQFGTLKYPARFTHFDWVNPQAPKGGTLRVMAFGTFDTLNPYTFKGTSPVTTANFLQYGINELNEPLMVGTGQYAPSGDEPASSYGLIAQSVEYSEDRSWVVFNLRPQAHFHDGTPITAYDVAFSYRLLLKEGHPLYRTALQEVLRVDILNPQRIRFVLKRSGNPLLILRLGELPVLPQHYWKGRDFKATTFEPPLGSGPYRITSVTPGRQLIFERVKDYWGKDLPVNRGKYNVDRMEVEFYRDSDVAFEAFKAGEFDIYIEHQAKNWANGYNFPAIRRGDVIKAQIPHQIPTQSQGLFMNTRRPAFADIKVREALGLMFDFEWTNRALFSDAYKRTTSYYPNSEFSAVGLPVGHEWLMLKPYKDQLPARLFTEPFTLPQTDGRGIPRETMRKALALLAEAGWKLNGQRLQNAAGQPLRFELLLVNPNLERILQPYIENLNSIGIDARLRTVDRAQYKQRLDQFDFDMILMTLNQTLSPGLEQWQYFHSSQVNVKGSKNYAGIANPVVDHLLEHLLAAQTRDEQVAAGKALDRVLLWQHYSIPNWYLNYHRLAYRNRFAFVTTPPYTLGLSAWWLKSSEKDR; translated from the coding sequence TTGAAGCGTCCCCTCCTCCTGCTCCTGATCAGCCTGGCCTTGAGCTCCCCCGTCAGCGCGACGATCACCGAAAGCCACGGTTATGCGCAGTTCGGCACGCTCAAGTACCCGGCCAGATTTACCCACTTCGACTGGGTCAACCCGCAAGCGCCCAAGGGCGGCACCTTGCGGGTGATGGCGTTTGGCACCTTCGATACGCTCAACCCCTACACCTTCAAGGGCACCAGCCCGGTCACCACGGCGAATTTCCTGCAGTACGGCATCAACGAGCTCAACGAGCCACTGATGGTCGGCACCGGGCAATACGCTCCGTCCGGTGACGAACCGGCGTCCAGTTACGGTTTGATCGCCCAGTCGGTGGAGTACAGCGAAGATCGCAGCTGGGTGGTGTTCAATCTGCGCCCGCAAGCGCATTTCCACGACGGCACACCGATCACCGCGTACGACGTGGCGTTCTCCTATCGCCTGCTGCTCAAGGAAGGTCACCCGCTGTATCGCACCGCCCTTCAGGAAGTGCTCCGCGTCGATATCCTCAATCCGCAGCGCATCCGTTTCGTACTCAAGCGCAGCGGCAATCCGTTGCTGATCCTGCGTCTGGGCGAATTGCCGGTGCTGCCCCAGCATTACTGGAAGGGCCGCGACTTCAAGGCCACCACCTTCGAGCCGCCGCTGGGCAGCGGGCCGTACCGCATCACCTCGGTCACGCCGGGGCGGCAGTTGATTTTCGAGCGGGTCAAGGACTACTGGGGCAAGGACTTGCCGGTCAATCGCGGCAAGTACAACGTCGACCGCATGGAAGTCGAGTTCTACCGCGACAGCGATGTAGCCTTCGAAGCGTTCAAGGCCGGCGAATTCGACATTTATATTGAGCATCAGGCCAAGAACTGGGCCAACGGTTACAACTTCCCGGCAATTCGTCGCGGCGACGTGATCAAGGCGCAGATCCCGCACCAGATCCCGACCCAGAGCCAGGGCCTGTTCATGAACACCCGGCGCCCGGCCTTTGCCGATATCAAAGTGCGCGAAGCGCTGGGCCTGATGTTCGACTTCGAATGGACCAATCGCGCGCTGTTCAGCGACGCCTACAAGCGCACCACCAGCTACTACCCCAACAGCGAGTTCAGCGCCGTCGGCCTGCCGGTCGGTCATGAATGGCTGATGCTCAAACCGTACAAGGATCAACTCCCGGCGCGCCTGTTCACCGAGCCGTTCACGCTGCCGCAGACAGACGGGCGCGGCATTCCCCGGGAAACCATGCGCAAGGCCCTGGCGTTGCTGGCCGAGGCCGGCTGGAAGCTCAACGGCCAGCGCCTGCAAAACGCCGCCGGCCAGCCGCTGCGGTTCGAGCTGCTGCTGGTCAATCCGAACCTGGAACGGATCCTCCAGCCGTACATCGAAAACCTCAACAGCATCGGCATCGACGCGCGCCTGCGCACGGTGGATCGCGCCCAATACAAACAGCGTCTGGACCAGTTCGATTTCGACATGATCCTGATGACCCTCAACCAGACTCTCAGCCCGGGGCTGGAACAATGGCAGTACTTCCACTCCAGCCAGGTAAACGTCAAGGGCAGCAAGAATTACGCGGGCATCGCCAACCCGGTGGTCGATCATCTGCTTGAACACTTGCTCGCCGCGCAAACCCGCGATGAACAGGTCGCCGCCGGCAAAGCGCTGGACCGCGTGCTGCTCTGGCAGCACTACAGCATTCCCAACTGGTACCTCAATTATCACCGTCTGGCGTACCGCAACCGGTTCGCCTTCGTCACTACGCCGCCCTACACCCTGGGCCTGAGCGCGTGGTGGCTGAAATCTTCGGAGAAAGATCGATGA
- a CDS encoding extracellular solute-binding protein, with product MKPIRALLVQASGLLFAGLACAAPQHAVTLYNEPPKYPADFKHFDYVNPDAPKGGIFRQAGFGGFDSLNPFISKGVPADDIGLIYDTLAKQGLDEPFTEYGLIASQIEKAPDNSWVRFYLRPEAKFHDGHPVRADDVVFSFQTLTKEGSPMYRGYYADVEEVIAEDPLKVLFKFKHTNNRELPLILGQLPVLPKHWWAERDFNKGNLEIPLGSGPYKVTQVKAGRSVRYERVKDYWGKDLPVNRGFYNFDVMTTDYYRDNTVALEALKAGQFDYWLEMAAKNWANAYNVPAVTEGRLIKEQIANSNPTGMQGFVFNLRRPVFQDVRVRQALGLLFDFEWTNKQLFNGAYARTRSYFENSEMAATGLPDAEQVAILDPFRSQLPAQVFSEAFENPKTDASGMIRAQQREAYQLLQEAGWKIVDDKMVDATGKPVVIEFLLAQTEFERVLLPFKRNLSDLGIDLVIRRVDVSQYVNRVRSRDFDMMVGSFPQSNSPGNEQREFWMSAAADKPSSRNSMGLKDPMIDHLVESLINADSRKSLVAHARALDRVLQWGYYVIPNWHIKTWRVAYWNHIGHPKVSPKYDIGINTWWVKPDAKPAVEVETQLQADPVGTE from the coding sequence ATGAAGCCTATCCGCGCCCTGCTCGTGCAGGCCAGCGGTCTGCTGTTCGCCGGGCTGGCCTGTGCCGCCCCGCAACACGCCGTGACCCTGTACAACGAGCCGCCGAAATACCCCGCCGACTTCAAGCACTTCGATTACGTGAACCCCGACGCGCCCAAGGGCGGGATCTTCCGCCAGGCCGGCTTCGGCGGTTTCGACAGCCTCAATCCGTTCATCAGCAAAGGCGTGCCGGCGGACGATATCGGCCTGATCTACGACACCCTGGCCAAGCAGGGTCTGGACGAGCCGTTCACCGAATACGGTCTGATCGCCAGCCAGATCGAAAAGGCCCCCGACAACAGCTGGGTACGCTTCTATCTGCGGCCCGAAGCGAAGTTTCACGACGGCCACCCGGTACGCGCTGACGATGTGGTATTCAGCTTCCAGACGCTGACCAAGGAAGGCTCACCGATGTATCGCGGCTACTACGCCGACGTTGAAGAAGTGATCGCCGAAGACCCGCTCAAGGTGCTGTTCAAGTTCAAGCACACCAATAACCGCGAGTTGCCGCTGATCCTCGGTCAGTTGCCGGTGCTGCCGAAGCACTGGTGGGCCGAGCGTGATTTCAACAAGGGCAACCTGGAAATCCCCTTGGGCAGCGGCCCGTACAAGGTCACCCAAGTGAAGGCCGGACGCTCGGTGCGTTATGAGCGGGTCAAGGATTACTGGGGCAAGGACCTGCCGGTGAATCGCGGCTTCTACAACTTCGACGTGATGACCACCGACTATTACCGCGACAACACCGTCGCGCTGGAAGCGTTGAAAGCCGGGCAATTCGATTACTGGCTGGAAATGGCCGCGAAAAACTGGGCCAACGCCTACAACGTGCCGGCAGTGACTGAAGGGCGGCTGATCAAGGAACAGATTGCCAACAGCAACCCGACCGGCATGCAGGGCTTCGTCTTCAATTTGCGCCGGCCGGTATTTCAGGACGTGCGGGTACGCCAGGCCCTCGGCCTGCTGTTCGACTTCGAATGGACCAACAAGCAATTGTTCAACGGCGCTTATGCGCGCACCCGCAGTTACTTCGAAAACTCGGAAATGGCCGCCACCGGCCTGCCTGATGCAGAGCAGGTAGCAATCCTCGATCCATTCCGCAGCCAGCTGCCGGCGCAGGTGTTCAGCGAAGCCTTCGAGAATCCGAAAACCGACGCCAGTGGCATGATCCGCGCACAACAGCGTGAGGCGTATCAGTTGCTGCAAGAGGCGGGCTGGAAAATCGTCGACGACAAAATGGTCGACGCCACCGGCAAACCGGTGGTCATCGAATTCCTCCTGGCGCAGACCGAATTCGAGCGCGTGTTGTTGCCGTTCAAGCGCAACCTCAGCGACCTCGGCATCGACCTGGTGATCCGCCGTGTCGACGTCTCGCAGTACGTCAATCGCGTGCGTTCGCGGGACTTCGACATGATGGTCGGCAGCTTCCCGCAGTCCAACTCGCCGGGCAACGAGCAGCGCGAATTCTGGATGAGCGCCGCGGCAGACAAACCCAGCAGCCGCAATTCGATGGGCCTCAAGGACCCGATGATCGATCACCTGGTGGAAAGCCTGATCAACGCTGATTCGCGCAAGAGCCTGGTGGCCCACGCCCGTGCTCTGGACCGTGTGCTGCAATGGGGCTACTACGTGATCCCCAACTGGCACATCAAGACCTGGCGCGTGGCGTACTGGAACCACATCGGCCACCCTAAAGTCTCCCCCAAGTACGACATCGGCATTAACACCTGGTGGGTCAAACCCGATGCGAAACCTGCGGTAGAAGTCGAAACCCAACTGCAAGCCGACCCTGTGGGCACGGAGTAA